Part of the Scomber japonicus isolate fScoJap1 chromosome 2, fScoJap1.pri, whole genome shotgun sequence genome, gtgcatgtaaaaaaaacgtgtgtgtgtgtgtgtatgtgtgctggGATGTGGTTAGGTGTTTTTCAGCATATCCTTGAAAAGCCTATATTGTATCTCTCATCCTCAGCAGCTCTGAACACCACATGAGACGGATTAATgtagagagagagcgggagaaaAAGCACGAGGGGCGGTGGAACAGGTTGTCTGAGCTTTTTCCTGGTCGtctttttttgcacttttattATCATCCAGTTATTACACATAAATCTCACAGGCAGACTAGCAAACAGCCCCCATGCCCTCGTGTCCTCCTTTCTTTATATATTCAAATTcctaaaacacacattcacattaacGTATCACATATATGGACAGTATACTGTATTCTGTAGACACTAAACACACAAGCATAGTGTGTTTGAGACTATGAGCCTGCTTTCAGAGAGTCTAAGAAGAGAGTGTCTTGTATTGTACAGCTTGTGAAGCCTTCCAAGGCAGATTTGTACATGGGCTTATTCATAAAATAGATTTGACTGGACTtaagtgtacacacacagattagGGTTAGAAAGTGATATCTGTGATCTAGACTGCATCCCTTTACGGCACTTAATCCTTCATGAAGAGCAGGCTAGCCATGCATTGTTCTCTCCGGTGCTAATCTGTCTCGTACTATCGTCTCTACTTCACTGAGATTATTCTATTCATCTAAGTTTAGaacattttaatagttttcatGGTTCACATTTTGCTGAACATCACTCTGAGTTAAGATTGTACAACTATattacagacagacagctaaTAATATGTGTGGCATTGTGAGATGGCTTTGTAAGCAAAACTATTTGCTCTGATCTTCTTTACTTTCAAGAAGCAGCCTGCAATTCccatatgttatatttaatgctctattctagcattttatttctctctttctattgttctttactttgtttttattattagtgtggggggtggggggttaattgtatgttttaatgtttctcaaattgcatgtttttctgttttatgtaaagcacattgagttgccattgtgtatgaaatgcactatatatataaaactgccttgccttgccttgcctatgtTATAGAAAATACAGCTTGTATATGAACATACAATGTAATGTGTATTTTAATACAAATTGTATACTATACTAAGTTTGGCAAATGGTAGTTTAAAACCCCATAtgttgtatatatgtgtgtgtcatgcaCAAAATACATAAGACACAACCTATagtataataatgaataaaatgtacgTCACAAACTGGAAGACTTGTTCATATGCAAATTGAATAAATCATGCATTTTACAGAATATATGACTCCTTATTGTTTTaggcagaaaaacacactttaataaaGAATGTGTTGTACACAAATAAATTGAAATACAAGGAATCCactccaaaaagaaaaagatgagacAACGCATCCAttactgagaaaaaacaacTGGATATATTACAAACACCTGTGGATGATtgatggtgatttttttaatgtgctaCGAAAGTCGTACGATATGTATAAAACtgtataaatacaacaaaaatagTGTCAATATGTTGAATCCTCAATTTTAACCTATGTAAAGTGAGTTAATTGTTCCCGTAACAAATAACAACTGAGACAGTTTGCAAGTCAGGTAGCAAATTACTTAATATTGTTCTTATCATTTTAAAGTAGATATTTagtttgtaaagaaaaaaacaacaatacacaAAAACTCCACTGTAGCCACTAACGCGCAGAATGACCATGAAGTGAGAAAATGTCATAAAGTTGATATTTTGTGGCTCATTATCTTATTCTagaaaaactttttaaatgtttcgaTCCTCtgaacaaaatatatttatatttttgttatacAGGTTtgttatacatttgtttttaatacaacaattttcaagtgtttttgagttgattcagatttttttttaatatgttgaaaatgtcatttcaatgtAACTGATGTCCGAGTAAACACttcaaataatacaaatacaggTAGCTTTAAAATAGATTTCACATAactataaaaatataacaacgGAAACATATAGGCTTGTTTGTCTAAACTTTGACCTATTGACAATGTATTGGTCACATCTAATAAAATTCCCCTCTCTATAGAAAATAAATTATGTATGTAGAGGCCACATCGAGCAAAATTGTCCCATGAGACTATCTCAGCTAACAcccacattattttattattaatatgttaAGTCATTGCTGACAATTTCCAATACATGCATGACATTATTTACCCATTTGAATTTGATAAAAGGTTTTCATAAAAACTGAGTTTTCCTTATTTAATTTTACCAAATGTGCAATTCACCCTGTAAGCTCAATGCTGTGTGAAAAAAGACTTGTAGAGGTGCTTATTTGGTTTCTCACTGCAAATTAAAAAGTTCATATGTTGATGCAGCTGAAAACTGACATATTAAGTCACTTTCCTCCTTGCATTGATGGTTCACTCAGAAAATAATCTGATAAACTTCATGTTTAAATGCTTTAATTTAAGTATTTAACAAATAACCTTTGATTTAGCTCTGTGTTATCTAACTGTCTAAACTGTTAAACTCACACAGGATCACACACATGTAAAGTTGGGTGTATTTGTATCAGAGTCTATGAGGTGCATGATTAAACTGAtgcactttaaatatgtttgaGTTTTGGGGGGATTTGGGAGGACAGGACTTCCTGttagtgaaaaagaaaaatccatatTTGAGCTCTAGTGCCAATCCAACCCCACACTGAGTTTGAACATTATGCGAACACGCATCATTGTGCCAGTCTGGACAAGTCTCACAACACCATCCAAGtcaaggtcagaggtcaaaagACCTTGCACTGGTTTATGCTGAACATGCGTCGCCTGGCCTGCTTCCTGGCCTGGTTCACGGTTGTCCGCACTGCATACTCAAACACCTGTTGCACACCACGGTTGCTTAAGGACGAGCACTCCAGATAGCCTTTAGCGTGCACTTCATGAGCCACACGTCTGCCCTCCGCTGCTGAGATACAGTTGCCCCGATAAGTTCCTATCTCCCGCAGGTCCGTCTGGGTGGCCACAACCAGCACTGGCACCCTAGGCAAGTGCTCTCGAATCTCAGCGATCCACTTGTGCTGGACGCTGGCCAAAGAGTTCGGGTTGGCCACAGAGTAGCACATAAGGACAACATCAGCTTGCTGGTAGGATCTTGGTCGAATCTGTCTAAAATTGTCATTGCCAGCTGTGTCCCACAGGCCCAGGCTGATCTGGACCCCGTCCATGTACACCTCCACCCCTGTGTTCTCAAACACTGTGGGCTTGTAGGAGTCTGGAAAGGTTTCTGAGGTGAAGCGCACCAGCAGGGCCGTTTTGCCCACCGCACTGTCCCCGACCAGGACacacttcactgacatttcttgcAGGCCATTCATGGTTGTTTCTGATGTTCTCACTCCTCAGGATTGTTTGTGGTTCTTTGAAAAAAGTCTCAGGTGCAAGTCCTGGACTGGAGAGGCACAGTATCCACGAGGTAGTCAAAGGCGGCGATCACTGTGTGCGAGTGTGCTGTACTTCCATGTACAGGTTGTTGTTTTCATGGCAGGGAATCTACAGCCCTGCATTGCAATAACTCCATTCCTGTGTGCTTTGTCGGTCATTCAGCTGAGTTAAACTGACCTACGATGTCTCTTTTCA contains:
- the rhoh gene encoding rho-related GTP-binding protein RhoH → MNGLQEMSVKCVLVGDSAVGKTALLVRFTSETFPDSYKPTVFENTGVEVYMDGVQISLGLWDTAGNDNFRQIRPRSYQQADVVLMCYSVANPNSLASVQHKWIAEIREHLPRVPVLVVATQTDLREIGTYRGNCISAAEGRRVAHEVHAKGYLECSSLSNRGVQQVFEYAVRTTVNQARKQARRRMFSINQCKVF